The Candidatus Eisenbacteria bacterium genomic interval CCGAAGCCGACGTGCTCCGCTGGCGGCCGCTCCAGAAACCGGCGGCAGGCACTCACAAGTACGACGTCATCGCCGAGGATCGCGCCGGCAATGCCACCGTCCGCTCAGGAACCTTTGTGCTAGATTAGGCCGCGAGTCGCCGCCGCGTGGCGCGCGACACCCGCCGCTCGCCTCGCGCAGGACGCGCCATGCAACATTCCGACTTCGTACACCTCCACAACCACAGCGATTACTCGCTGCTCGACGGCGCCGATCCCATCTCGCGCATGGTCGAGCGCGCCGCCGAGCTCAAGATGCCGGCCCTGGCGCTCACCGATCATGGCGCGCTCTTCGGCGCGGTCGAGTTCTACCAGGAGGCGCGCAAGGCCGGGGTCAAGCCCATCGTCGGGATGGAGGCCTACGTCACCCGCGGCAAGCGTCAGGACCGCATCAAGGACACGGCGCATCACCTGGTGCTGCTCGCCAAGGACGAGGCCGGGTTCCACAACTTGATGAAGCTCTCGTCCCTCGCCTATCTCGAGGGTTTCTACTACAAGCCGCGGGTCGATCACGAGATTCTCGCCCGTTACGCCGAAGGCCTGATCGCCCTGTCGGCGTGCCCCAAAGGCGAGATCGCCACCGACCTGCTCGAGAACAACGAGGAGCGCGCCTACCAGACCGCGATGATCTATCGCGACATGTTCGGCGCCGACAACTACTTCCTCGAGATCCAGAACCACGGGCTCGAGATCGAAGCCAAGATCCGCGCCCGCATGGTCGCGCTGGCGCAGCGCACCGGTCTGCCGCTGGTGGCGACCAACGACTGCCATTACCTCCGGCACCAGGATGCCGGAGCTCACGATGTGCTCCTCTGCATCCAGACGGGCAAGAACGTCGACGACCCCAACCGGATGCGCTACGAGACCGACCAGGTCTTCTTCAAGTCGGCCAGCGAGATGAAAGCGGTGTTCGGCGACTTTCCCGAGGCGCTGCGCAACACGCTGGCGGTGGCGGAGCGCTGCAACCTCCAGCTCCAGTTCGGCAAGCCGCTGCTGCCGGCCTTTCCGCTGCCGCCTGGCGCGGAGAGCGCCGAGGCCCACCTGCGCGAGCTGACGTGGTCGGCCGTGAAGGAGCGTTACGCCGACGTCACCGAGACCATTCGCCATCGCGTCGAGTACGAGCTGGACGTCATCTGCCGCATGGGCTTTGCCTCGTACTTCCTGATCGTCCGCGACTTCATCCACTACGCGCGCAAGAAGGGCATCGGCGTTGGCCCGGGGCGCGGCTCGGTGGCGGGCTCGCTGGTGGCCTATGTGCTCAAGATCACCGACATCGATCCGCTGCGGCACGGGCTCATCTTCGAGCGCTTCCTCAATCCCGAGCGCGTGACGATGCCCGACATCGACATCGACTTCGACGACTTGCGGCGCGGCGAAGTGATCGAATACGTGAAGGAGAAGTACGGCGAGGACAACGTCACCCAGATCATCACCTTCGGCACGATGGGCGCGAAGGGCGTGGTGCGGGACGTGGGTCGCGCTCTCGGGCTGTCGTTCTCCGACACCGACAAGATCGCCAAGCTCGTCCCCGATGGCCTGGGCATGACGCTCGAGCGCGCGCTCGAGCTGTCACCGGACTTGAAGGAGCTGCCCCGCCGCGGCCCGCAGTTCGCGCGGCTGTTGCGCGACGCGCGGGTGCTCGAGGGGCTGGCGCGACACGCCTCCACGCATGCGGCGGGAGTGCTGATCACGCCCGGCCCGCTGCTCGATTACGTCCCGCTCTACCGGCAAAAGGACGACTCGGTCACCACCCAGTGGGACATGAAGTCGGTGGAGAAGGCCGGGCTCCTCAAGATGGACTTCCTCGGACTGCGAACGTTGTCGGTGCTCGACGAGTCGGTGCGGCTGGTCAAGGAGCACCACGGCGTCTCGGTCGACCTCGAAACGCTGACGCTGGACAATCCTGCCGCGTACAAGATCTTCCAGGACGCCGAGACGGTGGCGATCTTCCAGTTCGAGTCGAGCGGAATGCGCGACTACCTGCGCAAGCTGAAGCCCACGGTATTCGAGGACCTGGTGGCGATGAACGCGCTCTACCGCCCGGGTCCGATGGAGAACATCCCGTACTTCATCGACTGCAAGCACGGACGCCAGGTGGTGCGTTACGAGCACTCCGATCTCGAGCCCATCCTGAAGGATACCTACGGCGTGTTCGTGTATCAGGAACAGGTGATGCAAGCGGCCAATGCGCTGGCCGGCTTCTCCATGGCGCAAGCCGATGAGCTGCGCCGCGCGATGGGAAAGAAGATCGCGGCGGAGATGGAGGGCAAGCGAAACCAGTTCATCGAAGGCGCGAAGCGCAAGAAGCTGACTCCCGCGAAGGCCGAGAAGATCTTCGCCACCATGGAAAAGTTCGCGGGCTACGGCTTCAATAAGTGCGTGGCGGGCGAGACGCGGGTCATGAACGCATGCACCGGCGAGATGACGACAGTGGCCGATCTCTACAGAAGGAGACGGCCGTTCTCGATCCACGCCCTGGGTGAAGACTGGAGGCTGAGAAGCCGCGAAGTCACAGACGTCGTGGCGCAGGGATCCCACCCAGTCTTCAAGCTCACGACGGCGCGAGGGCGGACCATCGTCGCCACCGGAAACCACCCGTTCAGAGTGCTCGAAGGCTGGAAGAATCTCGAGGATCTACAGGCCGGCGATCGAATCGCCGCGCCCAGACGGCTCGGGGTCGAGTCCAATCGGGGCTGGCCTCGCCATGAAATCGTGACGCTCGCTGGGTTGATCGCCGAAGGCAATACCTGCCATCCGACGTGTCTCTACTTCTACAACAACGACAAGACCGCCATCGATGATTTCGTCGAAGCGGTCCAGCGCTTCCCGCACTCGACCGCCAGGGTCTATCAGCGCGGACCGAGGTACGAGGTCTGCGTGAGCACTGGTCGGAATGCTCGTTTCAAGAAAGGCGATAAGCCCTGGAATGCTTCCGAATGGATCGACGGGAACCTGGCGCGTGATGCAGAAGTCCTCCCGAGGAGATCAGGCGCTTACTCGTGGGCGGAAGGCCTCGGCATTCTTGGGCTCAAAGCTACCGAGAAGCATTTCCCCGCCGGAGTCTTCACGCTTCCCGACCAGGATCTCGAGCTCTTCCTCGGGCGGCTGTGGTCAGGTGACGGCTTCGTCGCGAATGCCACGGGTCGAGTTCCCTACTACGCCACTTCTTCACCAAGGCTGGCCCGTGACGTTCAGCTCGCGCTGCTTCGCCTCGGAATGCCGAGCCGGTTCAAGCACAAGTGGTTCAAGTACCGCTCGCGAGTACGGCCGGGCTACACCGTCCATCTCCTGGGTGAAGGGACGGCTGGGACGTTCCTCGAGAGGATCGGACCCCATCTCATTGGACGGGACTCGGCGCGCGACTTCCTCCGCACTCATTTGGAGAAGACTCGACGCGGCCTGACGAGCGTGGACACGGTGCCACCATCAGTTCGGAGATGGGTGGATGAGAAGCGTCGCGAGCGCGGGCTGACGTGGAAGCAGCTCGAACAAGGTTCCGGTGTCTCGATGAAGGAGTTCTGCGGGAATGGCTCCTTCGCCAAGCGGGGTTTTCGCCGCTCGACACTCCGCCGACTGGGCACATTCCTGTGTTCGGAGCGCCTGCAGGAGATCGGGGCCTCGGACGTCTTCTGGGACGAAGTCGAGTCCCTCGAACCTCGCGGAATCCAGGAAACCTACGACCTCACCGTCGAACACGATCACAACTTCGTCGCCAACGGACTCATCGTCCACAACTCGCACAGCGCGGCCTACGCGCTGCTCGCGTATCAATGCGCGTACTTCAAGGCCAACTATCCCGCCGAGTTCATGGCTGCCACACTCACCAGTGAAATGAACGACAGCGCGCGCATCGTGACGCTGATCGACGAGGTGCGCCGGATCGGGCTCGACATCCTGCCGCCCGACGTCAACCGCTCGCAGTGGAAATTCACGCTCGAGGATGGGCGCATCCGTTACGGACTCGGAGCCGTGCGCAACGTTGGACAGGCCGCCGCCGAGAGTCTGGTCGAGGCGCGTGCCGGCGCTCCGTTCGAGAGCTTGTTCGACCTGGCCAACCGGCTCGACAACCGGGCGATGAACCGGAGAGTCCTCGAGAGCCTGGTCGCCGCGGGCGCGTGCGACACGCTCGGCGGCGAACGCGGCCAGCTCTTCGCCTTCGTCGACACCGTGCTCGAGCGCGCCAGCGCGCTCCAGCGCGACCGCCTGAGTGGGCAGTCGTCGCTGTTCGGCGAGGACAGTGGCGTGGAGTCCGTGGCCGTCGTCGAGCCGCCGCTGCCCGAGGTGCCGGCGTGGACGATGCGCGAGCGCAGCCAGCGGGAGAAGGAGGTTCTCGGGTTCTTCTTCTCCGAGCACCCGCTCGAGCCCTTGCAGGAAGCGCTGTCGAAGATCGCGACGACCACGGTCGCCGACCTCGTGAACCTGGAAGAGGGCGCCGAGGTGCGGGTGGGCGCGCTCATCAGCGAGGTCAAACGGCTCATGACCCGGGCCGGCAAGCCGATGGCGATCGTGACGCTCGAAGATCTCAGCGGACGCGTCGAGTGCACGGTGTTCCCCGAGACCTACGAGCAGTCCAAGACCTCGCTGGTGGTGGATCACATCGTAGTGGCCACGGGAAGAGTCGAGGTGCGCGAGGAGCGGCACCGCCTCCTGCTGTCGGAGATCCGTGAGTACGAGGAGGCGCAGCGCACGTACCGCCGATGCCTCCATGTCGAGCTCAAGGCCGAGCAGCTCTCGGAGGAATGCCTGGTGAACATCGACCAGGTCCTGTCGTCGTTTCCGGGGGATGCGGAGGTGTACCTTCACATCGTGAGTCCGGACCATTCGCGTGTGGCCATGCGCTCCAAGCGTTATCGTGTGTCGGAGCACGACGGCCTGATCGGGAGCCTCAAGGAGCGATATCCGGCGTTGCGCGCGCGATGGGGGAAGGCGGTGCCATGACCACCTGGCTCGACTTCGAGAAGCCGGTGCTCGAGCTGGAGCAGAAGATCCAGGAGCTGCGCGATCATGCGGCGGCTCGAGGACTCGACGCCCGCGGCGAGCTGGAAGATCTCGAGCGGAAAGCCGACGAGCTACGGCGCCAGGTCTATTCGAGTCTGACGCCCATTCAGCGTGTGCAGCTCGCGCGCCACCCCAAGCGGCCTTACGCGCTCGATTACATCGAGCGCATCCTCACCGAGTGGACCGAGCTCCATGGCGACCGCCACTTCGCCGACGATCCGGCGATCCTCGGTGGCCTCGCCTTCCTCGACACGTCCCCGGTCATGGTGATCGGGCAGCAGAAGGGTCGCGACACCAAGGAGAACCTCCTTCGGCGCTTCGGCATGCCCAACCCCGAGGGCTATCGCAAGGCGCTCCGCCTCATGCAGACCGCGGAGCGCTTCCACGTGCCGATCGTGACGCTGGTGGATACGCCGGGGGCGTACCCGGGACTCGGCGCCGAGGAGCGCGGGCAGGCGGAGGCCATCGCGGTCAATCTGCGCGAGATGGCGCGCCTCGAAACTCCGATCGTGACCGCGGTGATCGGCGAGGGTGGCTCGGGCGGGGCGCTGGCGATTGCGGTCGCCGACGTGGTGGTCATGTTCGAGAACTCCGTGTACTCGGTCATCTCTCCCGAAGGCTGCGCCTCGATTCTCTGGCGAGATGGCAAGAAGAGCGCGCTGGCGGCCGACGCCCTCAAGCTGACCGCCGAGGACCTGGTCCGGCTCCAGGTGGTGGACGGCGTGATGGCCGAGCCGCTCGGAGGCGCGCACAGGGATCCTGAGGCGGCGGCGCGGACCCTGGCGGAAACGCTTCGTGGGCACCTTTCGGGCCTCCGCGGGGTATCCGGGAAGGAGCTGGTCGAACGCCGGCTCCGGAAGTACCGCGCCATGGGAGTCTTCCACGAACCGGTTTGACCCTCTCGAAAACCGGTTGCTAGACTTCCTGCCCGCCTTTCGAAAGGAGTCGCGACTCGGTCCTTGTGACGCGTTACCGCTGAACGATTCGTGCGCTCTCGAGCGGAGGAACGCATGCCGTTGAGTCCCGATCTCCTCAGTATCCTGGTCTGTCCAGCCTGCAAAGGCGACCTCGAATACGATGCCGCGGCGCAGACGCTGACCTGTTCGCGCTGCCGGCTTCGCTACAAGGTGGTGGACGACATCCCGGTGATGCTGGTCGACAAGGCCGAGAAGTTCTGAGCTCACCCATTTGACCCCTCGCTTCACCGCCATCCTCTCGCTGGTTCGGCGCGCCCTGTTCGGGGCATGCCTGCTGGGCTCGGCGTGGCCGGACACGGCCATGGCTCTCGAGGATGTGACGCTGCTGCAGGCGGGCGCCGGGGTGGTGCGCTTCACCGTCGACGTCGGCAAGCCGGTCCTCGACGCGGCGCCCGGCGGATCTCAGCAAGTCAGCGTGCCCGGATTCGATATGGACGGGCGTCCCGGGGAGCCTGCGCTTCCGGCGCGCGTGATCATGGTCGCGGTCCCGCCGACCTCGGCGGTGTCGGTGAGTGGGACCGGCTCCGCAACCGAATGGCGCGAAGACGTTCGCCTGGCGGCGATCGAGTGGAAGCCCCGCAACGACAACAAGACGAAGCCCGCCGCCCCGGAGACACCGGCTGCCCTCGCGGCTTCCGTGTCACCCCCGGTCGCGAGCCTG includes:
- a CDS encoding Trm112 family protein, whose product is MPLSPDLLSILVCPACKGDLEYDAAAQTLTCSRCRLRYKVVDDIPVMLVDKAEKF
- a CDS encoding acetyl-CoA carboxylase carboxyltransferase subunit alpha; the encoded protein is MTTWLDFEKPVLELEQKIQELRDHAAARGLDARGELEDLERKADELRRQVYSSLTPIQRVQLARHPKRPYALDYIERILTEWTELHGDRHFADDPAILGGLAFLDTSPVMVIGQQKGRDTKENLLRRFGMPNPEGYRKALRLMQTAERFHVPIVTLVDTPGAYPGLGAEERGQAEAIAVNLREMARLETPIVTAVIGEGGSGGALAIAVADVVVMFENSVYSVISPEGCASILWRDGKKSALAADALKLTAEDLVRLQVVDGVMAEPLGGAHRDPEAAARTLAETLRGHLSGLRGVSGKELVERRLRKYRAMGVFHEPV
- the dnaE gene encoding DNA polymerase III subunit alpha → MQHSDFVHLHNHSDYSLLDGADPISRMVERAAELKMPALALTDHGALFGAVEFYQEARKAGVKPIVGMEAYVTRGKRQDRIKDTAHHLVLLAKDEAGFHNLMKLSSLAYLEGFYYKPRVDHEILARYAEGLIALSACPKGEIATDLLENNEERAYQTAMIYRDMFGADNYFLEIQNHGLEIEAKIRARMVALAQRTGLPLVATNDCHYLRHQDAGAHDVLLCIQTGKNVDDPNRMRYETDQVFFKSASEMKAVFGDFPEALRNTLAVAERCNLQLQFGKPLLPAFPLPPGAESAEAHLRELTWSAVKERYADVTETIRHRVEYELDVICRMGFASYFLIVRDFIHYARKKGIGVGPGRGSVAGSLVAYVLKITDIDPLRHGLIFERFLNPERVTMPDIDIDFDDLRRGEVIEYVKEKYGEDNVTQIITFGTMGAKGVVRDVGRALGLSFSDTDKIAKLVPDGLGMTLERALELSPDLKELPRRGPQFARLLRDARVLEGLARHASTHAAGVLITPGPLLDYVPLYRQKDDSVTTQWDMKSVEKAGLLKMDFLGLRTLSVLDESVRLVKEHHGVSVDLETLTLDNPAAYKIFQDAETVAIFQFESSGMRDYLRKLKPTVFEDLVAMNALYRPGPMENIPYFIDCKHGRQVVRYEHSDLEPILKDTYGVFVYQEQVMQAANALAGFSMAQADELRRAMGKKIAAEMEGKRNQFIEGAKRKKLTPAKAEKIFATMEKFAGYGFNKCVAGETRVMNACTGEMTTVADLYRRRRPFSIHALGEDWRLRSREVTDVVAQGSHPVFKLTTARGRTIVATGNHPFRVLEGWKNLEDLQAGDRIAAPRRLGVESNRGWPRHEIVTLAGLIAEGNTCHPTCLYFYNNDKTAIDDFVEAVQRFPHSTARVYQRGPRYEVCVSTGRNARFKKGDKPWNASEWIDGNLARDAEVLPRRSGAYSWAEGLGILGLKATEKHFPAGVFTLPDQDLELFLGRLWSGDGFVANATGRVPYYATSSPRLARDVQLALLRLGMPSRFKHKWFKYRSRVRPGYTVHLLGEGTAGTFLERIGPHLIGRDSARDFLRTHLEKTRRGLTSVDTVPPSVRRWVDEKRRERGLTWKQLEQGSGVSMKEFCGNGSFAKRGFRRSTLRRLGTFLCSERLQEIGASDVFWDEVESLEPRGIQETYDLTVEHDHNFVANGLIVHNSHSAAYALLAYQCAYFKANYPAEFMAATLTSEMNDSARIVTLIDEVRRIGLDILPPDVNRSQWKFTLEDGRIRYGLGAVRNVGQAAAESLVEARAGAPFESLFDLANRLDNRAMNRRVLESLVAAGACDTLGGERGQLFAFVDTVLERASALQRDRLSGQSSLFGEDSGVESVAVVEPPLPEVPAWTMRERSQREKEVLGFFFSEHPLEPLQEALSKIATTTVADLVNLEEGAEVRVGALISEVKRLMTRAGKPMAIVTLEDLSGRVECTVFPETYEQSKTSLVVDHIVVATGRVEVREERHRLLLSEIREYEEAQRTYRRCLHVELKAEQLSEECLVNIDQVLSSFPGDAEVYLHIVSPDHSRVAMRSKRYRVSEHDGLIGSLKERYPALRARWGKAVP